AACATATGCATCAAGGGGATATATTCACTATTGATGGTAATATTTGATTTAGTGATGATGTCCAGTGGTTGAGATGTCTCAACAATTATTCATCGATATCTATATATTGTTGAGAATAGCCACAAAAATGtgtaggcatgttttggaattcatAGATACATCTTATAGTTGGCAGATAATAGCCAAAGTTCTGTTTTTTTTATATTGGTCAGTGTCGTAGAGGAAGCACATTACAATTTAAGGCACTCAGTTTTACTTGACAGTTCACACTGGCCTCACAATGTATAATACCAAGCCGTGTATGTGTTGTGTGCCTATCACCATGTAAAACCATGTCGTGCTACAGTCTGTTCCACTACTTACCTTCTCATTCCTATGtacaatgtttgcccctgactataGCATCTACTTTAAAAGATCTGCAGTGGAAAGGTTTCCCCCTTGAGTTTTTCAATCTATCATTTTTAATGGATTTCTTCTCTTTCTTACTGTTTTAGCTACATTATAATTCTTAATAACACTTACCATAAGGCTCATGTTGATTTTTTGCCCTTTATCAATGCTTGTTTACCTGTTGCCTTTACTAACTACTGGATCTGTTGCAGGTGCTCATGTTGCTCCAGTTTCGCAGACTATGTCTGGTACATTGACAGTTCCTGCTAATATATCCGGTATCTCATTTGTGACAAATGCATGCAATTTTTTTCCACTATCATAGACTCATAGTGTATCAAATGTACTCATGGGCTACATGCATCAGCATAATGATTTTTGCTTTGTTGATGGCATGCAGTTGTTCATATGTTCCAAAAGGCTGTTGCCAATTTCAGTCTATAACATATGTGCCTGTAATCATTGCCATGTTTCATTATAATGCAACACTTAATAATTTATTGTTTGATCCATGGTCCCAACACTAATAATTGATTTATTGTTTGGTTCACATGCACATTGTCTGCCCGTAGTTACAGAAGTTAGTCTTAAAGTATCTCTACACATTGGGGAACATCCCTCCCCTTAAGCTTTCCATTGCCAATCTTTTATTTATCCATTCACATAGTGTACCTGTTTTATGCAACAACACCATCATGCTTTGATGGTGTTCAATACACTTCCTTAAGTACCTGTACCTGCTGCACTTCTAATTGCTGAACTCGTTGCAGGTGCTCCTGTTGCTGCAGTTTCACAGACAGTGAACTTGACAAGCCATGCTGAGAACTCTGGGATCTCGTCAGTGATAAATGCAGGTAAGTTGTGTGAGCACTGCCAGTTGTTTCTATATCAGGATGAAACTCATCTGCTCAGCTGATGCCTGATATTGTTAGTTGCGAGCACATCAAATGTATATTCAAGTAGATGCATGCATTACTG
The window above is part of the Triticum dicoccoides isolate Atlit2015 ecotype Zavitan unplaced genomic scaffold, WEW_v2.0 scaffold65296, whole genome shotgun sequence genome. Proteins encoded here:
- the LOC119347362 gene encoding uncharacterized protein LOC119347362 isoform X1 — its product is MLIFCPLSMLVYLLPLLTTGSVAGAHVAPVSQTMSGTLTVPANISGAPVAAVSQTVNLTSHAENSGISSVINAGTSKVVSSKISNLRKHQRTEEATFEHPKMQRTSGAFDEACLASVTKAGAGSRAGTVLELEGPKQEVEHR